In Drosophila simulans strain w501 chromosome X, Prin_Dsim_3.1, whole genome shotgun sequence, one DNA window encodes the following:
- the LOC6726053 gene encoding uncharacterized protein LOC6726053 isoform X1 encodes MSKLSDTKIPIKEFLEAYRRQPCLYNTLLDSYKNRVSREEAYGAIIRSLKIPQLTVVDIKLKIKSVRTVYSKELRIWMREKELGRCYEPKLFWFKLADSFLRSVSLSHCKRQGKNNPSAQSTPLKSQTSTLLCTAAADITMSEDALEEEDAEVNGEPEECPSEQSRPTASICKDDSSLCLADQSQEEHHPQRLNSSQQLPLPPVKRKSKYTTSLDSAGDDDLIIFGQSIASQLRTIPDSYSRSVAKLRIQQVLFEAETGQFQGTEVNSTQLQHTY; translated from the exons ATGTCGAAGCTGAGCGACACCAAGATCCCAATCAAGGAGTTCCTGGAGGCATACCGTCGCCAGCCGTGCCTCTACAACACGCTGCTAGACTCATACAAGAATCGTGTGTCCCGGGAGGAGGCCTACGGAGCGATCATCCGGTCCCTGAAGATACCTCAACTGACCGTGGTGGACATAAAGCTAAAGATCAAGAGCGTGCGTACCGTGTACTCTAAGGAGCTGCGCATCTGGATGCGTGAGAAGGAGCTGGGCCGGTGCTACGAACCCAAGTTGTTTTGGTTTAAGTTGGCCGACTCCTTCCTACGCTCCGTTTCCCTCTCCCACTGCAAAAGA CAGGGAAAAAACAATCCCAGTGCTCAATCAACGCCGCTCAAATCGCAGACGAGCACGCTTCTTTGCACTGCCGCCGCAGATATTACTATGAGCGAGGATGCGCTAGAGGAAGAGGATGCAGAGGTGAATGGCGAGCCGGAGGAGTGTCCTTCGGAGCAAAGCAGACCAACAGCAAGCATCTGCAAAGATGATTCCTCACTCTGCCTGGCGGATCAATCACAGGAGGAACACCATCCTCAGAGGCTTAACAGCTCCCAGCAGCTTCCTCTCCCGCCGGTAAAACGAAAATCAAAGTACACTACAAGTCTGGACTCGGCCGGAGATGATGATCTTATTATATTCGGCCAGAGCATCGCCTCCCAGCTGCGAACCATTCCGGATTCATATTCTCGGTCCGTGGCTAAGCTGCGTATCCAGCAGGTGCTGTTCGAGGCGGAAACCGGGCAGTTTCAGGGCACCGAGGTCAATAGCACGCAACTCCAGCATACCTATTAA
- the LOC27207845 gene encoding uncharacterized protein LOC27207845 has translation MDKLRGGSLVGGGSSSGAASTTPGQEHQQLEQYQYPKNLIEQYLRASSKIKKFERAGFFKRFAPSVVDVQADFQRLAYSFEESGIQQYAAMCHIGYAKCESYGGAPQRESEAYLRAARSFLAAHNESGRLHLRTRHSGFREGALHCYHRAADRAVDGCVFKAAILRELKQLQRQLDSTSSFASPTHQIHDLEISAETSGQRGDFRSALQHYDDIVDNVYERRGARMYGELLRRVEVLRLLLLVHLNLPPARQSPAHIKLIEYYYNLAQFESLPCSADDGGSAERPGAFVPEQQQYALAEITCAWVERKMCDLKHLLRDFGAEFGSLSDMERQLLAVMHAELARSY, from the exons ATGGATAAACTCCGCGGCGGCAGTCTGGTCGGCGGCGGATCCTCCAGCGGCGCGGCATCGACGACTCCGGGCCAGGAGCACCAGCAACTGGAGCAGTATCAGTACCCCAAAAACCTGATCGAGCAATATCTAAGGGCCTCCAGCAAGATCAAGAAGTTCGAGCGGGCCGGCTTCTTCAA ACGCTTTGCGCCCAGCGTGGTCGATGTGCAGGCGGACTTCCAGCGACTGGCCTACAGCTTCGAGGAGTCGGGCATACAGCAATACGCGGCCATGTGCCACATTGGCTATGCCAAGTGCGAGTCCTACGGCGGCGCACCGCAGCGCGAATCGGAGGCCTATCTGCGGGCAGCGAGATCCTTCCTGGCGGCGCACAACGAGTCCGGGCGGCTGCATCTGCGCACCCGCCACTCGGGATTTCGCGAGGGCGCGCTGCACTGCTATCACCGTGCGGCGGATCGAGCGGTGGACGGTTGCGTCTTCAAGGCGGCCATTCTGCGCGAGTTgaagcagctgcagcgccaGCTGGACAGCACCAGCAGCTTCGCCTCGCCCACCCATCAGATCCACGACCTGGAAATTAGCGCCGAGACGAGTGGCCAGCGCGGCGATTTTCGAAGTGCACTGCAGCATTACGACGACATTGTGGACAATGTTTACGAGCGACGCGGTGCTCGCATGTACGGTGAACTATTGCGGCGCGTGGAGGTACTGCGTCTGCTGCTCCTAGTCCACTTGAACCTGCCCCCCGCACGCCAGTCACCCGCCCACATCAAGCTGATCGAGTACTACTACAACCTGGCGCAGTTCGAGTCGCTCCCCTGCTCGGCGGACGACGGTGGGTCCGCGGAGCGTCCGGGAGCATTTGTGCCCGAACAGCAGCAGTATGCGCTGGCGGAGATTACGTGCGCCTGGGTGGAGCGTAAAATGTGCGATCTAAAGCACCTGCTGCGCGACTTTGGAGCCGAATTTGGTTCGTTGAGCGACATGGAAAGGCAGCTGCTGGCGGTGATGCATGCGGAACTGGCCCGAAGCTACTAG
- the LOC6726053 gene encoding uncharacterized protein LOC6726053 isoform X2, producing the protein MSKLSDTKIPIKEFLEAYRRQPCLYNTLLDSYKNRVSREEAYGAIIRSLKIPQLTVVDIKLKIKSVRTVYSKELRIWMREKELGRCYEPKLFWFKLADSFLRSVSLSHCKRGKNNPSAQSTPLKSQTSTLLCTAAADITMSEDALEEEDAEVNGEPEECPSEQSRPTASICKDDSSLCLADQSQEEHHPQRLNSSQQLPLPPVKRKSKYTTSLDSAGDDDLIIFGQSIASQLRTIPDSYSRSVAKLRIQQVLFEAETGQFQGTEVNSTQLQHTY; encoded by the exons ATGTCGAAGCTGAGCGACACCAAGATCCCAATCAAGGAGTTCCTGGAGGCATACCGTCGCCAGCCGTGCCTCTACAACACGCTGCTAGACTCATACAAGAATCGTGTGTCCCGGGAGGAGGCCTACGGAGCGATCATCCGGTCCCTGAAGATACCTCAACTGACCGTGGTGGACATAAAGCTAAAGATCAAGAGCGTGCGTACCGTGTACTCTAAGGAGCTGCGCATCTGGATGCGTGAGAAGGAGCTGGGCCGGTGCTACGAACCCAAGTTGTTTTGGTTTAAGTTGGCCGACTCCTTCCTACGCTCCGTTTCCCTCTCCCACTGCAAAAGA GGAAAAAACAATCCCAGTGCTCAATCAACGCCGCTCAAATCGCAGACGAGCACGCTTCTTTGCACTGCCGCCGCAGATATTACTATGAGCGAGGATGCGCTAGAGGAAGAGGATGCAGAGGTGAATGGCGAGCCGGAGGAGTGTCCTTCGGAGCAAAGCAGACCAACAGCAAGCATCTGCAAAGATGATTCCTCACTCTGCCTGGCGGATCAATCACAGGAGGAACACCATCCTCAGAGGCTTAACAGCTCCCAGCAGCTTCCTCTCCCGCCGGTAAAACGAAAATCAAAGTACACTACAAGTCTGGACTCGGCCGGAGATGATGATCTTATTATATTCGGCCAGAGCATCGCCTCCCAGCTGCGAACCATTCCGGATTCATATTCTCGGTCCGTGGCTAAGCTGCGTATCCAGCAGGTGCTGTTCGAGGCGGAAACCGGGCAGTTTCAGGGCACCGAGGTCAATAGCACGCAACTCCAGCATACCTATTAA
- the LOC6726052 gene encoding ATP-binding cassette sub-family F member 2 has protein sequence MSSAAKKREAQKKKDARNKKIQQIPSSKKANGVPERELTEEEKLCAKLEEEARISAEARSCTGSLAVHPRSRDVKIANFSITFFGSELLQDTMLELNCGRRYGLIGLNGCGKSSLLAVLGGREVPIPPHIDIFHLTREIPASSKSALQCVMEVDEERIKLEKLAEELAMSEEDDAQEQLIDIYERLDDMSADLAEVKAARILHGLGFDKAMQQKQAKDFSGGWRMRIALARALFVKPHLLLLDEPTNHLDLDACVWLEEELKTYKRILVLISHSQDFLNGVCTNIIHLTSKRLKYYTGNYEAFVRTRMELLENQMKQYNWEQDQISHMKNYIARFGHGSAKLARQAQSKEKTLAKMVAQGLTEKVSDDKVLNFYFPSCGKVPPPVIMVQNVNFRYNDETPWIYKNLEFGIDLDTRLALVGPNGAGKSTLLKLLYGDLVPTSGMIRKNSHLRIARYHQHLHELLDLDASPLEYMMRAFPDVKEKEEMRKIIGRYGLTGRQQVCPIRQLSDGQRCRVVFAWLAWQVPHLLLLDEPTNHLDMETIDALADAINDFDGGMVLVSHDFRLINQVAEEIWVCEKETVTKWKGGILDYKDHLKNKITSENEKKAKAGK, from the exons ATGTCATCCGCCGCGAAGAAACGTGAGGCGCAGAAGAAGAAGGATGCGCGCAACAAAAAGATCCAACAGATACCCTCCAGCAAGAAGGCCAATGGTGTCCCGGAACGCGAACTGACCGAGGAGGAGAAGCTGTGCGccaagctggaggaggaggcccgAATCAGTGCGGAGGCCCGATCCTGCACCGGATCGCTGGCGGTGCATCCGCGTTCCCGTGACGTCAAGATCGCCAACTTTTCGATCACGTTCTTTGGCTCCGAGCTGCTGCAGGACACAATGCTGGAGTTGAATTGCGGGCGTCGCTACGGTCTGATTGGCCTGAACGGATGCGGCAAGTCTTCGCTGCTGGCCGTGCTTGGCGGCAGGGAAGTGCCCATACCGCCGCACATCGACATCTTCCACTTGACGCGCGAAATCCCGGCCAGCTCAAAGAGTGCGCTGCAGTGCGTCATGGAGGTGGACGAGGAGCGCATTAAGCTGGAGAAGCTGGCCGAGGAGCTGGCCATGAGCGAGGAGGACGATGCTCAGGAGCAGCTGATCGACATCTACGAGCGGCTGGACGATATGTCCGCCGATCTAGCAGAGGTCAAAGCGGCCCGCATCCTTCACGGTCTTGGCTTCGACAAGGCCATGCAACAGAAACAGGCCAAGGACTTCTCAG GTGGTTGGCGTATGCGTATCGCCTTGGCCCGCGCTCTGTTTGTGAAGCCCcatctgctgttgctggacGAGCCGACGAATCACTTGGATCTGGACGCCTGTGTGTGGCTGGAGGAGGAGCTTAAGACATACAAGCGCATCCTGGTGCTCATCTCGCATTCGCAGGATTTCCTCAACGGTGTCTGCACGAACATCATTCACCTGACGAGCAAGCGACTCAAGTACTACACGGGTAACTATGAGGCCTTTGTGCGCACACGTATGGAACTGCTGGAGAACCAGATGAAGCAGTACAACTGGGAACAGGACCAGATTTCGCACATGAAGAACTACATTGCTCGATTCGGTCACGGTTCCGCCAAGTTGGCGCGACAAGCGCAGTCCAAGGAGAAGACGCTGGCCAAGATGGTGGCACAGGGACTCACCGAGAAGGTGTCCGACGACAAGGTTCTCAACTTTTACTTCCCATCGTGCGGCAAGGTGCCGCCACCCGTGATTATGGTGCAG AATGTGAATTTCCGATACAACGATGAGACACCATGGATCTACAAAAATCTGGAGTTCGGTATCGATCTAGACACACGTCTCGCTTTGGTTGGACCCAACGGAGCTGGCAAGTCGACGTTGCTGAAACTGCTTTATGGCGATCTGGTGCCCACCTCCGGCATGATCCGCAAGAACTCCCATCTGCGCATTGCCCGCTACCACCAGCATCTGCACGAGCTGCTCGATTTGGATGCCAGTCCGCTGGAGTACATGATGCGTGCCTTCCCCGACgtcaaggagaaggaggagatGCGCAAGATCATTGGTCGCTACGGCCTCACTGGTCGCCAGCAGGTGTGTCCGATCCGCCAGCTCTCCGATGGCCAGCGGTGCCGCGTCGTGTTCGCCTGGCTGGCCTGGCAGGTGCCCCATCTTCTGCTACTTGACGAACCTACCAATCACTTGGACATGGAGACGATCGATGCGCTCGCGGATGCGATCAACGATTTCGATGGCGGCATGGTGCTAGTTAGTCACGATTTCCGTCTGATTAATCAG GTGGCTGAGGAGATTTGGGTATGCGAAAAGGAGACGGTGACCAAGTGGAAGGGCGGCATTTTGGACTACAAGGACCATCTGAAGAACAAGATCACCTCCGAGAACGAGAAGAAGGCCAAGGCGGGAAAGTAG
- the LOC6726053 gene encoding uncharacterized protein LOC6726053 isoform X4, whose product MSKLSDTKIPIKEFLEAYRRQPCLYNTLLDSYKNRVSREEAYGAIIRSLKIPQLTVVDIKLKIKSGKNNPSAQSTPLKSQTSTLLCTAAADITMSEDALEEEDAEVNGEPEECPSEQSRPTASICKDDSSLCLADQSQEEHHPQRLNSSQQLPLPPVKRKSKYTTSLDSAGDDDLIIFGQSIASQLRTIPDSYSRSVAKLRIQQVLFEAETGQFQGTEVNSTQLQHTY is encoded by the exons ATGTCGAAGCTGAGCGACACCAAGATCCCAATCAAGGAGTTCCTGGAGGCATACCGTCGCCAGCCGTGCCTCTACAACACGCTGCTAGACTCATACAAGAATCGTGTGTCCCGGGAGGAGGCCTACGGAGCGATCATCCGGTCCCTGAAGATACCTCAACTGACCGTGGTGGACATAAAGCTAAAGATCAAGAGC GGAAAAAACAATCCCAGTGCTCAATCAACGCCGCTCAAATCGCAGACGAGCACGCTTCTTTGCACTGCCGCCGCAGATATTACTATGAGCGAGGATGCGCTAGAGGAAGAGGATGCAGAGGTGAATGGCGAGCCGGAGGAGTGTCCTTCGGAGCAAAGCAGACCAACAGCAAGCATCTGCAAAGATGATTCCTCACTCTGCCTGGCGGATCAATCACAGGAGGAACACCATCCTCAGAGGCTTAACAGCTCCCAGCAGCTTCCTCTCCCGCCGGTAAAACGAAAATCAAAGTACACTACAAGTCTGGACTCGGCCGGAGATGATGATCTTATTATATTCGGCCAGAGCATCGCCTCCCAGCTGCGAACCATTCCGGATTCATATTCTCGGTCCGTGGCTAAGCTGCGTATCCAGCAGGTGCTGTTCGAGGCGGAAACCGGGCAGTTTCAGGGCACCGAGGTCAATAGCACGCAACTCCAGCATACCTATTAA
- the LOC6726053 gene encoding uncharacterized protein LOC6726053 isoform X3: protein MSKLSDTKIPIKEFLEAYRRQPCLYNTLLDSYKNRVSREEAYGAIIRSLKIPQLTVVDIKLKIKSQGKNNPSAQSTPLKSQTSTLLCTAAADITMSEDALEEEDAEVNGEPEECPSEQSRPTASICKDDSSLCLADQSQEEHHPQRLNSSQQLPLPPVKRKSKYTTSLDSAGDDDLIIFGQSIASQLRTIPDSYSRSVAKLRIQQVLFEAETGQFQGTEVNSTQLQHTY from the exons ATGTCGAAGCTGAGCGACACCAAGATCCCAATCAAGGAGTTCCTGGAGGCATACCGTCGCCAGCCGTGCCTCTACAACACGCTGCTAGACTCATACAAGAATCGTGTGTCCCGGGAGGAGGCCTACGGAGCGATCATCCGGTCCCTGAAGATACCTCAACTGACCGTGGTGGACATAAAGCTAAAGATCAAGAGC CAGGGAAAAAACAATCCCAGTGCTCAATCAACGCCGCTCAAATCGCAGACGAGCACGCTTCTTTGCACTGCCGCCGCAGATATTACTATGAGCGAGGATGCGCTAGAGGAAGAGGATGCAGAGGTGAATGGCGAGCCGGAGGAGTGTCCTTCGGAGCAAAGCAGACCAACAGCAAGCATCTGCAAAGATGATTCCTCACTCTGCCTGGCGGATCAATCACAGGAGGAACACCATCCTCAGAGGCTTAACAGCTCCCAGCAGCTTCCTCTCCCGCCGGTAAAACGAAAATCAAAGTACACTACAAGTCTGGACTCGGCCGGAGATGATGATCTTATTATATTCGGCCAGAGCATCGCCTCCCAGCTGCGAACCATTCCGGATTCATATTCTCGGTCCGTGGCTAAGCTGCGTATCCAGCAGGTGCTGTTCGAGGCGGAAACCGGGCAGTTTCAGGGCACCGAGGTCAATAGCACGCAACTCCAGCATACCTATTAA